A DNA window from Anastrepha obliqua isolate idAnaObli1 chromosome 5, idAnaObli1_1.0, whole genome shotgun sequence contains the following coding sequences:
- the LOC129248696 gene encoding chondroitin proteoglycan 1-like — MLFLQKFFFNKTFSTLTLLHLLALVHTKVISDCAAVTSGNAEYIENTNTACNSLYPFIYCNSTFSAYCTQEKCLEEYECTSAELLTAAPTSRPSIATAASPIPSGAPIITTTSPTTSSVTTTSTTASEPSSAANTATTMNIRKTCQTGITGNYPYPRNCRYYYRCIDGYYLLQDCGFRMSFDAIDRFCKSTKVAQCLQETRNESFW, encoded by the coding sequence atgttattccttcagaaatttttcttcaataaaacGTTTTCCACCCTAACCCTTCTGCATTTACTTGCGCTGGTGCACACAAAGGTGATAAGCGATTGTGCTGCGGTTACGTCGGGAAACGCGGAATATATAGAAAATACGAATACGGCTTGCAATTCACTctatccatttatttattgtaattcaaCATTTTCGGCCTATTGTACGCAAGAGAAATGCTTGGAGGAATACGAATGCACGAGTGCGGAGTTGCTCACTGCTGCACCAACTTCTAGGCCATCAATCGCAACGGCAGCTTCACCCATACCGTCCGGCGCTCCAATCATCACGACAACTTCGCCAACGACATCCAGTGTAACAACCACCTCGACAACTGCTTCAGAGCCAAGCAGTGCAGCAAACACGGCGACGACTATGAATATTAGAAAAACATGTCAAACTGGCATCACTGGCAATTATCCCTACCCAAGAAATTGCCGTTATTACTACCGTTGTATCGATGGCTACTATCTACTGCAGGATTGTGGATTTAGAATGTCCTTCGATGCGATAGATAGATTTTGCAAGAGTACGAAAGTGGCGCAGTGCTTACAGGAAACTAGAAATGAAAGTTTTTGGTAA